The following are encoded in a window of Cupriavidus oxalaticus genomic DNA:
- a CDS encoding sterol desaturase family protein, whose protein sequence is MTTESLDPGLVLLAFAPVFLLAIAGEAWYWARRDRSVYSLRDTASNAALALMHQASDAFFLWLMIRTVYSWCYQHGWRAVPETAWSFALLLLLQDFLYYWFHRASHRVRWLWASHVTHHSSEGMNFSTAFRQSLTYPLSGMWLFWIPLAYIGFTPDWVVLAVGLNLAFQFFVHTRLGVRWPWIESVFNTPSVHRVHHAKNPQYIDRNYAGVLTVWDRLFGTFVPEREAPVYGITRQLRTHNPLTLTFHEWRDMFVDAWRDRDLRYLWKPPEWRSPRAPAMAPLPDAQ, encoded by the coding sequence ATGACCACCGAATCGCTCGATCCCGGACTCGTGCTGCTGGCGTTTGCGCCGGTCTTCCTGCTGGCCATTGCCGGCGAGGCCTGGTACTGGGCACGCCGCGACCGGTCGGTGTACAGCCTGCGCGATACCGCCTCCAACGCCGCGCTCGCGCTGATGCACCAGGCCTCGGACGCGTTCTTCCTCTGGCTGATGATCCGGACGGTGTACAGCTGGTGTTACCAGCATGGATGGCGTGCCGTCCCGGAGACGGCGTGGTCATTCGCGCTGTTGCTGCTGTTGCAGGACTTCCTCTATTACTGGTTCCACCGCGCCAGCCATCGCGTGCGCTGGCTATGGGCGTCGCACGTGACGCATCATTCGTCGGAAGGCATGAATTTCTCGACGGCGTTCCGGCAGAGCCTGACGTATCCGCTGTCCGGGATGTGGCTGTTCTGGATTCCGCTGGCGTATATCGGCTTTACGCCGGACTGGGTGGTCCTGGCCGTCGGCCTGAACCTGGCATTCCAGTTCTTCGTCCATACGCGGCTGGGAGTGCGCTGGCCCTGGATCGAATCGGTGTTCAATACGCCTTCGGTCCATCGCGTGCATCACGCCAAGAACCCGCAGTACATCGACCGCAACTACGCCGGCGTTCTGACGGTGTGGGACAGGCTCTTCGGCACCTTCGTCCCCGAGCGGGAGGCGCCGGTGTACGGCATCACGCGCCAGCTGCGCACGCACAACCCGCTGACGCTGACCTTCCACGAATGGCGCGACATGTTCGTCGATGCGTGGCGCGACCGCGATCTGCGCTACCTGTGGAAGCCGCCGGAATGGCGCAGCCCGCGTGCGCCGGCAATGGCGCCGCTGCCCGACGCGCAATAA
- the typA gene encoding translational GTPase TypA yields MTRAIRNIAIIAHVDHGKTTLVDQLLRQAGTFRDNQQVAERVMDSNDLEKERGITILAKNCAVEYNGTHINIVDTPGHADFGGEVERVLSMVDGVLLLVDAVEGPMPQTRFVTRKALALGLKPIVVVNKIDRPGARPDWVINQTFDLFDKLGATDEQLDFPVIYASGLNGFAGLTDDVRGGDMKPLFETVLDKVPVRNDDPDGPLQLQIISLDYSSYVGKIGVGRISRGRAKPLQDVVVKFGPEGNPIKGRINQVLKFQGLEREIVPEAEAGDIVLINGIEELGIGCTVCAPDAQDALPMLKVDEPTLTMNFCVNTSPLAGREGKFVTSRQLRERLDRELKSNVALRVADTGDDTIFEVSGRGELHLTILLENMRREGYELAVSRPRVVFKEIDGVKNEPYELLTVDVEDSHQGGVMEELGRRKGELLDMASDGKGRTRLEYRIPARGLIGFQGEFLTLTRGTGLISHIFDDYAPVREGGLGERHNGVLISQDDGDAVAYALWKLQDRGRMFVKPGDALYEGMIIGIHSRDNDLVVNPIKGKQLTNVRASGTDEAVRLVPPIQMSLEYAVEFIADDELVELTPKSIRLRKRHLKEHERKRASREGA; encoded by the coding sequence ATGACCCGCGCCATCCGAAACATCGCCATCATCGCCCACGTCGATCATGGCAAGACCACCCTGGTCGACCAGCTCCTGCGCCAGGCAGGCACCTTCCGCGACAACCAGCAAGTCGCCGAGCGGGTGATGGACTCGAACGACCTGGAAAAGGAACGCGGGATCACGATTCTCGCGAAGAACTGTGCCGTCGAATACAACGGCACCCATATCAACATCGTCGACACCCCGGGCCACGCCGACTTCGGCGGCGAAGTGGAGCGCGTGCTGTCGATGGTCGACGGCGTGCTGCTGCTGGTCGACGCCGTGGAAGGTCCGATGCCGCAGACCCGCTTCGTCACGCGCAAGGCGCTGGCGCTGGGCCTGAAGCCGATCGTGGTGGTCAACAAGATCGACCGCCCGGGCGCGCGTCCGGACTGGGTCATCAACCAGACCTTCGACCTGTTCGACAAGCTGGGCGCGACCGACGAGCAGCTCGACTTCCCGGTGATCTACGCCTCGGGCCTGAACGGCTTTGCCGGCCTGACCGATGACGTGCGCGGCGGCGACATGAAGCCGCTGTTCGAGACCGTGCTGGACAAGGTGCCGGTGCGTAACGACGATCCGGACGGCCCGCTGCAGTTGCAGATCATCTCGCTGGACTACTCCAGCTACGTCGGCAAGATCGGCGTGGGCCGCATCTCGCGTGGCCGCGCCAAGCCGCTGCAGGACGTGGTGGTCAAGTTTGGCCCGGAAGGCAACCCGATCAAGGGCCGCATCAACCAGGTGCTGAAGTTCCAGGGCCTGGAGCGCGAGATCGTGCCCGAGGCCGAAGCCGGCGACATCGTGCTGATCAACGGTATCGAAGAACTGGGCATCGGCTGCACCGTGTGTGCGCCGGACGCGCAGGACGCGCTGCCGATGCTGAAGGTGGACGAGCCGACGCTGACCATGAACTTCTGCGTCAACACCTCGCCGCTGGCCGGCCGTGAAGGCAAGTTCGTGACCAGCCGCCAGCTGCGCGAGCGCCTGGACCGCGAACTGAAATCGAACGTGGCGCTGCGCGTGGCCGATACCGGCGACGACACCATCTTCGAAGTGTCGGGCCGCGGCGAACTGCACCTGACCATCCTGCTGGAAAACATGCGCCGCGAAGGCTACGAGCTGGCCGTGTCGCGTCCGCGCGTGGTGTTCAAGGAAATCGACGGCGTCAAGAACGAGCCGTACGAACTGCTGACCGTGGACGTCGAAGACAGCCACCAGGGCGGCGTGATGGAAGAGCTGGGCCGCCGCAAGGGCGAACTGCTCGACATGGCCTCGGACGGCAAGGGCCGTACCCGCCTGGAATACCGCATCCCGGCCCGCGGCCTGATCGGCTTCCAGGGCGAGTTCCTGACGCTGACGCGCGGCACCGGCCTGATCAGCCATATCTTCGACGACTACGCGCCGGTGCGCGAAGGCGGCCTGGGGGAGCGCCACAACGGCGTGCTGATCTCGCAGGACGACGGCGACGCCGTGGCCTACGCGCTGTGGAAGCTGCAGGACCGCGGCCGCATGTTCGTCAAGCCGGGCGATGCGCTGTACGAAGGCATGATCATCGGCATCCACAGCCGCGACAATGACCTGGTGGTCAACCCGATCAAGGGCAAGCAGCTGACCAACGTGCGTGCTTCGGGTACCGACGAGGCCGTGCGCCTGGTGCCGCCGATCCAGATGTCGCTGGAGTATGCGGTGGAATTCATCGCCGACGACGAGCTGGTCGAGCTCACGCCCAAGAGCATCCGCCTGCGCAAGCGTCACCTGAAGGAGCACGAGCGCAAGCGTGCTTCGCGCGAAGGCGCGTAA
- a CDS encoding MarR family winged helix-turn-helix transcriptional regulator, with protein MSQDPPSGLPATESGLFDPAKYQMCDSVGYLLQRAKNTLAHTVEQEVSSLDITHAQASCLIMIATGRAATVTDLGRELNTDMGSVTRLLSRMEKRGLIERQRRDADRRVVDLLLTEQGQALADRLPAIFCKVLSQHFSGFSADEVQLLKSMLRRVIDNYSG; from the coding sequence ATGTCACAGGACCCACCTTCCGGACTGCCGGCAACAGAATCCGGGTTGTTCGATCCCGCCAAATACCAGATGTGCGACAGCGTCGGCTACCTGCTGCAACGCGCGAAGAACACGCTCGCACATACCGTGGAGCAAGAGGTCAGCAGCCTGGACATTACGCATGCGCAGGCCAGTTGCCTGATCATGATCGCCACCGGACGTGCCGCGACCGTCACAGATCTGGGGCGCGAACTGAATACCGACATGGGCTCGGTCACGCGCCTGCTCAGCCGCATGGAAAAGCGCGGCCTGATCGAACGGCAGCGCCGCGACGCCGACCGCCGCGTGGTCGATCTGCTGCTGACCGAACAGGGCCAGGCCCTGGCAGACCGCCTGCCGGCCATCTTCTGCAAAGTACTTTCCCAGCACTTCAGCGGATTTTCCGCCGACGAAGTCCAGCTGCTGAAAAGCATGCTGCGTCGGGTCATCGACAACTACAGCGGGTAG
- a CDS encoding efflux transporter outer membrane subunit, whose protein sequence is MKQALSSPAPLPARPLELARRAGTLALTAVAAAVLAGCAAFGNSHSTQTLADPVTMASSQTLPGEHGQWPTQDWVDQFKDPQLSALVDEAVKDNPSLQAAFARVEASRAMAEATRSALYPHLEFEGSLIRERFSSNDLFKGTPLAGSWQNQSRLQVGLSYDFDFWGRNRDALEAALSDDRAAEAESQASRLILATSIARNYARLAALYAQRDVAERAIAQRRDLTELSRQRLAAGLDTQVETTQARGTVAASQTDLQRVDEEIALARNQLAALLGKGPDRGLQIQPPVLLAQATPTLPDDLTIGLLGRRPDLVAARWRVEAASKDINVAKKEFLPDVSLTAFAGLAALDPSNLLMGISRTFGIGPTIRLPIFEGGRLRANLKGKYAGYDIAVANYNQALVDALRETADTMTSIRSVDKQIQTQREALDLAEHAYALATTRYKAGLGTQLTVLNAESNVLQQRRLATDLQARRLDLQMGLMKALGGGYQEPAEEESHAGHGQTGTAQQQDKTQAGARG, encoded by the coding sequence ATGAAACAAGCCCTCTCTTCACCAGCCCCCCTGCCGGCGCGCCCGCTCGAGCTGGCACGCCGCGCGGGCACGCTGGCATTGACCGCCGTGGCCGCGGCGGTTCTGGCCGGCTGCGCCGCATTCGGCAACTCGCACAGTACCCAGACCCTGGCCGACCCGGTCACGATGGCCAGCTCGCAAACCCTGCCCGGCGAACACGGCCAGTGGCCCACGCAGGACTGGGTAGACCAGTTCAAGGACCCGCAACTGAGCGCGCTGGTCGACGAAGCCGTCAAGGACAATCCCAGCCTGCAGGCGGCCTTTGCCCGCGTGGAAGCCTCGCGCGCCATGGCCGAGGCCACGCGCAGCGCACTCTACCCGCACCTGGAATTCGAAGGCAGCCTGATCCGTGAGCGCTTCTCCAGCAATGACCTGTTCAAGGGCACGCCGCTGGCCGGCTCGTGGCAGAACCAGTCGCGCCTGCAGGTGGGCCTGTCCTACGACTTCGACTTCTGGGGCAGGAACCGCGACGCGCTCGAAGCCGCGCTGTCGGACGACCGTGCCGCCGAGGCGGAAAGCCAGGCCTCGCGCCTGATCCTGGCGACCTCGATCGCGCGCAACTACGCCCGCCTGGCCGCGCTGTATGCCCAGCGCGACGTCGCCGAGCGCGCCATCGCGCAGCGCCGCGACCTGACCGAGCTGTCGCGCCAGCGGCTGGCCGCGGGCCTGGACACGCAGGTCGAGACCACGCAGGCTCGCGGCACCGTGGCCGCATCGCAGACCGACCTGCAGCGCGTGGACGAAGAGATCGCGCTGGCCCGCAACCAGCTCGCCGCGCTGCTGGGCAAGGGGCCGGACCGCGGCCTGCAGATCCAGCCTCCGGTGCTGCTGGCGCAGGCCACACCCACCCTGCCCGACGACCTGACCATCGGCCTGCTGGGCCGCCGCCCCGACCTGGTGGCGGCGCGCTGGCGCGTCGAAGCGGCGTCCAAGGACATCAACGTCGCCAAGAAGGAATTCCTGCCCGATGTCAGCCTGACAGCCTTTGCCGGCCTGGCCGCGCTGGACCCGTCGAACCTGCTGATGGGTATCAGCCGCACCTTCGGCATCGGCCCGACCATCCGCCTGCCGATCTTCGAGGGCGGCAGGCTACGCGCCAACCTGAAGGGCAAGTACGCCGGCTACGACATCGCCGTGGCCAACTATAACCAGGCGCTGGTCGATGCGCTGCGCGAAACCGCCGACACCATGACCAGCATCCGCAGCGTCGACAAGCAGATCCAGACCCAGCGCGAAGCCCTGGACCTGGCCGAGCACGCCTACGCGCTGGCGACCACGCGCTACAAGGCAGGCCTGGGCACGCAGCTGACCGTGCTGAATGCGGAAAGCAACGTGCTGCAGCAGCGCCGGCTTGCAACCGACCTGCAGGCACGCCGGCTTGACTTGCAGATGGGCCTGATGAAGGCGCTCGGCGGCGGCTACCAGGAGCCCGCCGAAGAAGAGAGCCACGCAGGCCACGGCCAGACCGGCACCGCGCAGCAACAGGACAAGACCCAGGCGGGCGCCCGCGGCTGA
- a CDS encoding HlyD family secretion protein, which translates to MSNNQQAAGTSNPQQVPATDNNGKRKRMLLSLTAAIVVAGIGYGVYWGLYARHFETTDDAYVAGNVVQVTPLVGGTVVSIAADDTQLVTAGQPLIQLDRADTQVTMEQAEAQLAQAVREVRTLYVNNGSLAANVALREADVAKAREDLRRRQAIAGSGAVSNEEIAHAQAALKAAESALLAAREQLASNKALTDQTTVEKHPNVQRAAANLRSAYLSFARSTLPAPVTGYVAKRSVQVGQRVAAGAPLMAVVPLDQVWVDANFKEVQITHMRIGQAVTLEADVYGSRVEYKGKVAGFSAGTGSAFSLLPAQNATGNWIKVVQRLPVRIALDPQQLKDHPLRVGLSMTVKVDVRREEGAAMANAAPARPMQTDVYDKVAQDADQLIAQIITANNGGRAAGLPFANGGNTANAASAANAKPART; encoded by the coding sequence ATGAGCAATAACCAGCAAGCGGCCGGCACCAGCAATCCCCAGCAAGTCCCGGCCACCGACAACAACGGCAAGCGCAAGCGCATGCTGCTGTCGCTGACCGCGGCGATCGTCGTCGCCGGCATCGGCTACGGCGTGTACTGGGGCCTGTATGCCCGCCATTTCGAAACCACCGACGATGCCTACGTCGCCGGCAATGTGGTGCAGGTGACCCCGCTGGTCGGCGGCACCGTGGTGTCGATCGCCGCCGACGACACGCAGCTCGTCACCGCCGGCCAGCCGCTGATCCAGCTTGACCGGGCCGATACCCAGGTGACGATGGAACAGGCCGAGGCGCAACTGGCGCAGGCCGTGCGCGAGGTGCGCACGCTGTACGTCAACAACGGTTCGCTCGCCGCCAACGTGGCGCTGCGCGAAGCCGATGTCGCCAAGGCGCGCGAAGACCTGCGCCGCCGCCAGGCCATCGCCGGCTCGGGCGCGGTCTCCAATGAAGAGATCGCGCACGCGCAGGCCGCGCTCAAGGCCGCGGAATCGGCACTGCTGGCCGCGCGCGAGCAGCTCGCGTCGAACAAGGCGCTGACCGACCAGACCACGGTGGAGAAGCACCCCAACGTGCAGCGCGCCGCCGCCAACCTGCGCTCGGCCTACCTGTCGTTCGCACGTTCGACGCTGCCGGCGCCGGTGACCGGCTACGTGGCCAAGCGCTCGGTGCAGGTGGGCCAGCGCGTGGCCGCGGGCGCGCCGCTGATGGCGGTGGTGCCGCTGGACCAGGTCTGGGTCGACGCCAACTTCAAGGAAGTGCAGATCACCCATATGCGCATCGGCCAGGCGGTGACGCTGGAGGCCGACGTGTACGGCTCCAGGGTGGAGTACAAGGGCAAGGTCGCGGGCTTCTCGGCCGGTACCGGCTCGGCCTTCTCGCTGCTGCCGGCACAGAACGCCACCGGCAACTGGATCAAGGTGGTGCAGCGCCTGCCGGTGCGTATCGCGCTGGATCCGCAGCAGCTCAAGGACCACCCGCTGCGCGTGGGCCTGTCGATGACCGTGAAGGTCGACGTGCGCCGCGAGGAAGGCGCCGCCATGGCCAATGCCGCGCCGGCCAGGCCGATGCAGACCGATGTCTATGACAAGGTAGCGCAGGACGCCGACCAGCTGATCGCGCAGATCATCACCGCCAACAACGGCGGCCGCGCCGCCGGCCTGCCGTTTGCCAACGGAGGCAACACCGCCAACGCGGCCAGCGCCGCCAACGCCAAGCCTGCCCGCACCTGA
- a CDS encoding DHA2 family efflux MFS transporter permease subunit, whose translation MANSVTAAQSGAGTPARPATPLAPQQPQPLTGGKLVIGTIALSLATFMNVLDSSIANVSIPAISGDLGVAPNQGTWVITSFAVANAISVPLTGWLTTRFGAVRLFITSILLFVLASWLCGVAPNLETLLAARVLQGAVAGPMIPLSQSLLLSSYPPAKSTMALALWGMTTLVAPIMGPLLGGWISDNMTWPWIFYINVPVGIITAYATWAIYKDRETPTKVLPIDRIGLALLVIWVGSMQLMLDKGKELDWFHSTEIVVLTLVAIVGFLFFLAWESYEKHPIVDISLFKGRNFSSGVIAISVAYGLFFGNLVILPLWLQTIVGYTATDAGIVMAPVGIFAILLSPVIGRNLPKMDARWVATAAFITFGIVSLMRSGFTTQVDTWTLMVPTLIQGAAMAMFFIPLTSIILSGQPAEKIPAASGLSNFVRITFGGIGASISTTVWENRTALHHAQLVEQVNPYNPAYHEQLNHLMQMGMSQAQAVGVIERSITQQAAMLGANDIFWISGMLFFVLIGFVWLTRPARRGGGSADAMAAH comes from the coding sequence ATGGCCAACTCCGTCACCGCCGCGCAGTCCGGCGCCGGCACGCCGGCGCGGCCTGCCACGCCGCTGGCGCCGCAGCAGCCGCAGCCGCTGACCGGCGGCAAGCTGGTGATCGGCACCATCGCGCTGTCGCTGGCCACGTTCATGAACGTGCTCGACTCATCGATCGCCAACGTGTCGATCCCGGCGATCTCGGGCGACCTCGGCGTGGCGCCCAACCAGGGCACCTGGGTCATCACCTCGTTCGCGGTGGCCAATGCGATCTCCGTGCCGCTGACCGGCTGGCTGACCACGCGCTTCGGCGCGGTGCGGCTGTTCATCACGTCGATCCTGCTGTTCGTGCTGGCGTCGTGGCTGTGCGGCGTCGCGCCCAACCTGGAAACGCTGCTGGCGGCCCGGGTGCTGCAAGGCGCGGTGGCGGGGCCGATGATTCCGCTGTCGCAGTCGCTGCTGCTGTCGAGCTATCCGCCCGCCAAGAGCACCATGGCGCTGGCGCTGTGGGGCATGACCACGCTGGTGGCGCCCATCATGGGCCCGCTGCTGGGCGGCTGGATCTCCGACAACATGACGTGGCCGTGGATCTTCTATATCAACGTGCCGGTGGGCATCATCACCGCCTACGCCACCTGGGCCATCTACAAGGACCGCGAGACGCCGACCAAGGTGCTGCCGATCGACCGCATCGGCCTGGCGCTGCTGGTGATCTGGGTGGGGTCGATGCAGTTGATGCTCGACAAGGGCAAGGAGCTGGACTGGTTCCACTCCACCGAGATCGTGGTGCTGACGCTGGTCGCCATTGTCGGCTTCCTGTTCTTCCTGGCGTGGGAGAGCTATGAGAAGCATCCGATCGTCGACATCAGCCTGTTCAAGGGCCGCAACTTCAGCTCGGGGGTGATCGCCATCTCGGTGGCCTACGGGTTGTTCTTCGGCAACCTGGTGATCCTGCCGCTGTGGCTGCAGACCATCGTCGGCTATACCGCGACGGATGCCGGCATCGTGATGGCGCCGGTGGGGATCTTCGCGATCCTGCTGTCGCCGGTGATCGGGCGCAACCTGCCGAAGATGGATGCGCGCTGGGTCGCAACGGCCGCGTTCATCACCTTCGGCATCGTCAGCCTGATGCGTTCGGGCTTCACCACGCAGGTCGATACCTGGACGCTGATGGTGCCGACGCTGATCCAGGGCGCGGCGATGGCGATGTTCTTCATCCCGCTGACGTCGATCATCCTGTCGGGACAGCCGGCCGAGAAGATCCCGGCGGCATCGGGCCTGTCGAACTTCGTGCGGATCACCTTCGGCGGCATCGGCGCCTCGATCTCGACCACGGTATGGGAGAACCGCACGGCCCTGCACCATGCGCAGCTGGTCGAGCAGGTGAACCCGTACAACCCGGCCTACCATGAACAGCTCAACCACCTGATGCAGATGGGCATGAGCCAGGCGCAGGCGGTGGGTGTGATCGAGCGCAGCATCACCCAGCAGGCCGCCATGCTGGGCGCCAACGATATCTTCTGGATCTCCGGGATGCTGTTCTTCGTGCTAATCGGCTTTGTCTGGCTGACGCGGCCAGCCAGGCGCGGGGGCGGTTCGGCGGATGCAATGGCGGCGCACTGA
- a CDS encoding IclR family transcriptional regulator, whose protein sequence is MSILEGVESVLAMFEQGRHEVTFNDVIDELGLARSSASRLLAQMVRYRLLELQPSTRRYRPGTLLIRAAQAATQAHPFDEQCRAILAALSDSTGFTAYLSMLDGTDTVVLQRLNGSNPVQVLSPPGARRPAFTTAMGRVLLSRLPEAEFRARYGTSGARELPEAPAGCPTTVAELAERVASASRERSAIAVNEGMPGIGAVATTLADPLSGDVRGLCLSFTAMQVSQAQAQALRETLVQAVAPVGQRIGDPLWLHPGDTTGQ, encoded by the coding sequence GTGAGCATTCTCGAAGGCGTGGAAAGCGTGCTGGCCATGTTCGAACAGGGCCGGCACGAGGTCACGTTCAACGACGTCATTGACGAACTCGGCCTGGCCAGGAGCTCGGCTTCGCGGCTGCTGGCGCAGATGGTGCGCTACCGGCTGCTGGAGCTGCAGCCGTCGACGCGGCGCTACCGCCCGGGGACGCTGCTGATCCGCGCCGCCCAGGCGGCGACGCAGGCACATCCGTTCGACGAGCAATGCCGGGCCATCCTGGCCGCGCTGTCGGACTCCACCGGCTTCACTGCCTACCTGTCGATGCTGGACGGCACCGACACCGTGGTCCTGCAGCGCCTGAACGGCAGCAACCCGGTGCAAGTGCTGTCGCCGCCGGGCGCGCGCCGGCCGGCCTTCACCACCGCGATGGGTCGCGTCCTGCTCTCGCGCCTGCCCGAAGCCGAATTCCGAGCACGTTATGGCACCTCCGGCGCGCGCGAGCTGCCCGAGGCGCCGGCCGGCTGCCCCACTACCGTGGCCGAGCTGGCCGAGCGCGTGGCAAGCGCCAGCCGCGAGCGCAGCGCGATCGCGGTGAATGAAGGCATGCCGGGCATCGGCGCGGTGGCCACCACGCTGGCCGATCCGCTTTCCGGCGATGTGCGCGGCCTGTGCCTGTCTTTCACCGCGATGCAGGTCAGCCAGGCCCAGGCCCAGGCGCTGCGCGAAACACTGGTGCAGGCGGTGGCGCCGGTCGGGCAGCGCATCGGCGATCCGCTCTGGCTCCATCCCGGCGACACCACCGGTCAATAG
- the pepE gene encoding dipeptidase PepE, translating to MELLLLSNSTSDAGYLVHAHDALRELAAGRTRACFLPFAGVTRDWDTYEALVRDALAPAGIEAHSPHRLSDADCVRAVEAAELIVIGGGNTFRLLQCLRERGLLPVIARQVAADAARYIGWSAGTNVACPTIRTTNDMPVADPGGLDALALVPFQINPHYFNLVVPGFRGETRDQRLAEFTVLQPRMPVLGLPEGNWVRVSGDRMEMGGAHGARWFLGQKIADVAPGALSVPAGAAAI from the coding sequence ATGGAACTCCTGTTACTGAGCAATTCCACCAGCGACGCGGGCTACCTCGTCCATGCCCACGACGCGCTCCGCGAACTGGCCGCCGGCCGCACCCGTGCCTGCTTCCTCCCGTTCGCCGGCGTCACGCGCGACTGGGACACCTACGAAGCGCTGGTGCGCGACGCACTGGCCCCGGCCGGCATCGAAGCGCACTCGCCGCACCGGCTGTCCGATGCCGACTGCGTGCGGGCGGTCGAAGCGGCCGAGCTGATCGTCATCGGCGGCGGCAACACCTTCCGCCTGCTGCAATGCCTGCGCGAGCGCGGCCTGCTGCCCGTCATCGCGCGCCAGGTGGCTGCGGATGCGGCGCGCTATATCGGCTGGAGCGCCGGCACCAATGTCGCCTGCCCGACCATCCGCACCACCAACGACATGCCGGTCGCCGACCCCGGCGGCCTCGATGCGCTCGCGCTGGTGCCCTTCCAGATCAACCCGCACTACTTCAACCTGGTGGTGCCGGGCTTCCGCGGCGAAACGCGCGACCAGCGGCTGGCCGAGTTCACGGTGCTGCAGCCGCGGATGCCGGTGCTGGGCCTGCCCGAAGGCAACTGGGTGCGCGTATCGGGCGATCGCATGGAGATGGGCGGCGCGCATGGCGCGCGCTGGTTCCTTGGCCAGAAGATCGCAGACGTCGCCCCCGGCGCATTGTCCGTGCCGGCCGGCGCCGCTGCCATCTGA
- a CDS encoding DUF1177 domain-containing protein encodes MSIKQVIESIELLSAANIDGATVATLLRARGIRDVTVTRVEENGLYTDFLACTLPGRNPDAPALGVVGRLGGVGARPAVTGLVSDADGAIVAVATALKLADMAAGGDVLAGPVRIHTHICPHAATRPHQPVPMMKSPFAMRTMMSHEVHPHMAAILSVDTTRGNRFVNRRGVALTPVARQGWLLRLPERMLDLIGWVSGELPVVLPLTTQDLTPYENGLWHVNSIMQPAIVTDAPVVGVALTAQTTVPGCATGVTNAHDLDVATRFCIEVAKLFGQGQCAFYDVDEWAELQRRYGSLKHLQTAGVAA; translated from the coding sequence ATGTCCATCAAGCAGGTGATTGAATCGATCGAGCTGCTGTCCGCAGCCAACATCGACGGCGCAACCGTTGCCACCTTGCTGCGCGCACGCGGCATCCGCGACGTCACGGTGACGCGCGTGGAAGAGAACGGCCTTTACACCGACTTCCTCGCCTGCACCCTGCCCGGCCGCAATCCCGATGCGCCCGCGCTGGGCGTGGTCGGCCGCCTCGGCGGCGTGGGCGCGCGTCCGGCCGTGACCGGCCTGGTATCCGATGCCGACGGCGCCATCGTCGCGGTCGCCACCGCGCTGAAGCTGGCCGACATGGCCGCCGGCGGCGACGTGCTGGCCGGCCCGGTCCGCATCCACACGCATATCTGCCCGCACGCCGCCACGCGGCCGCACCAGCCGGTGCCGATGATGAAGTCGCCCTTCGCCATGCGCACGATGATGTCGCACGAGGTCCATCCGCACATGGCGGCGATCCTGTCGGTCGACACCACGCGCGGCAACCGCTTCGTCAACCGACGCGGCGTCGCGCTGACGCCGGTGGCCAGGCAGGGCTGGCTGCTGCGGCTGCCCGAGCGCATGCTGGACCTGATCGGCTGGGTCAGCGGCGAGCTGCCGGTGGTGCTGCCGCTGACCACGCAGGACCTCACGCCCTACGAGAACGGGCTGTGGCACGTCAATTCGATCATGCAGCCGGCCATCGTCACCGACGCGCCGGTGGTCGGCGTCGCGCTGACCGCGCAGACCACGGTGCCGGGCTGCGCGACCGGCGTGACCAATGCCCATGATCTGGACGTGGCCACGCGCTTCTGCATCGAGGTCGCGAAGCTGTTCGGCCAGGGCCAGTGCGCCTTCTACGACGTGGACGAGTGGGCCGAACTGCAGCGGCGCTATGGGTCGCTGAAGCACTTGCAAACCGCTGGGGTGGCGGCATGA